The window GTGCATAATTGCATAATTATTTGCATTTTCTGCAATAATTATTTGTTTTCAAACGCAATTCCTGAAGGCGATTTTCCCGGATACCATCTGGTCCCCTTGGTAGCTCCGACTTTATGAATGGCTCCCTCATTCCTCAAGCTCTGAAGTAAATTCTGCACCTGGGCACGCGAAAGGAACGGCAGTACCTGCATAAGCTCCTTCAATTGACTCCCTAATTTCCGGTTATCTCGAATATGTTTCAGTAACAACGCCTTGTTCGTCTCGCGGTCCAATCCACGCTTGCGTGTGTAAGTCCCTGCCTTACCAATGTGCCGATAGAACCGTCGGGAGAGCATAAGCCGCACACCTCGCCCGCGTCCTACGCGCTCGATGATTCCCTGGTCCAATAGATGATCGACCCTTGATTGCAGGTCGTTAGGAACCGGCTGTTCGCGGTGGACGAGATCGACCACCAACAAATCGTCAAGGCCAAATGTGGCGACTTGTTCTTGACCAATCTCTTCCAGAAAACGCAGAAACTCCGGGTCTTGAATCTCACCGTGCAACGTGAGCCATACGGAGTAGGCATCTGTATGGGAAAAGTCTGGCAATGGCTTGCTCTGCTGAATGCACTCGCGGAAGATGCGGTCAAACCCTTGTCCCGCGCGTTCGACCAATCCGCATTTGCCAAGGACTTCGGCGATACGGCGATTGCGCGGATTTTGTTGCCGGAGAATATTGTCGGGTGTGATGCCGGGCGGAAAGCCACCGGGACTGACAATCTCGATGCGCCGAGGGTACTGGCGAATGAACACCGACCCGCCGTGGCGGTAATCGCGGTGACTCACCGCATTCAAGACAGCCTCGCGCACCACGCGCTCGTTGAAAGTGGGCACATCCCAAATAAAAAATCCTTGCTGAAAGTGTTGCAGGTCATTGCGCTGGTTGATAAGTCGCCATATCTCGTCAAGCACAGTAAGAAAACCCTGTCTAAATTCATGCCGTTCCGCCGCTGGCCCCGGCACTTCGTTGGATCGGTACTCGAAGATGACCTCCGCTTGAGCGAGATATTTGCCCAGGGCTTCCCGTTTGCCAAGAAGAATCAATGCCGCGTACGTCACTTGATTATCAACGAGCAACTCGGCATCTGCCAGAAGTTGTTCTATGGGACGGGTCGAAATGTCCTGATCCAATAACTTGCGCTGCCAGAGTTGACGCAGAACCTCCACAGCATTTGGATCGAGATCGTCCAATTGGGCAGAGGTACAAATCTCCGCCGAAAAATCGGGACCGGACTCGGCAAAAATGCGTTGGAGCAAGTCGGGTGTCATGGGAATAAGAGTTTCGCCACCACGCATCCAATATGCACCTTTATACTGCATAGGCATACCGATTAGATGAGAGGGAACCTGAAAGACCAGAACCCGGCCATCTGGATGCTGAATCTCCTCGACATCAATACGAAGCCGCACTCGATCAATCAGACCGGCCTTTGTCCGTTCGAGATTGCTAAAAACCTGGCTGCCAACCACTTTACGCGGCAGTTTATCCGTTACACCCAGGATCATTCTTCCACCGCCTTCATTGGCGAGGGCGACGCAGTACTTTACCAGGGTCTCAAAGTGAAAATTTTTCTTTGCCTCTTTGAACTCCAGGTGTTCATCTTCTTTGGAGTTCATCCAGGTTTGGAGTATGTCTATGGAAACGGTCATGTGGCCTCTCAAAAAACTCCGAACTGGTAGAGCTACCTCGTGTTAGTGGATAGTGTAGAAAGTTTATCCTGAGCATCTCCCTGAAAGAGATACGTTGTCTAATCAAATGGGTCAAGTCTAAATTTACTTTTAATGGAATGCTTATCCCGGTGGAGAATACGTCTTTGCCGGAATCGCTCGATAACTCTCAAGCTTCTCTCGATCCAATCGGTCTCTAATCCCACTCAAGTGCGTATCGATCAAATCTCGCCGCACAGATTCCAGATCGGGATCCTCAAAAACATTATTTAATTCCCTCGGATCATTTTGACAATCGTACATCTCAACCGGCTTCTCAGACGTGGACTCGACCACCAGCTTGTATCGCCCATCAAAAACCATCGTAAACCCATCAACTTCACTAAACACAGCACCTTTGCCCTTTTGCGCGCCATCGGCATCCGGGCCTGCCAACACCTGAGGTACAAACGAAACCCCATCGCTGTCTTCCAAAGACTCTGCCCCTGCAACATCTAAAATCGTAGCCGTGATATTCAGACAATCCGTCAATCCTTCAGAGGTCCACCCCACCCGTCCCCCCGGAGGACGCACAACCAGAGGCACCCGTACAGCCATATCGTAAAACACGCCTTTGTGGCTCAACCGATGATCCCCAGCCATCTCACCGTGATCCGAACTGTAAATAATCCAGGTATTGTCCAATTGGCCCTTTGCCTCAAGAGCTTCGATAATACCCCCGATCGCATTGTCGATCAATGTAATCTTTGCATAATAATTGATAACCAGTTGTTTCTTCTCTTCTTCGGTCATCGTTTTGGCATCGCCAGCGCGAAAGAGCGACCGCACAATATATTTGGGATACGGTTCTCTGGGCAGATCCATAATACCCACAGGAATATCATCCACACTGTACATATCCCGATACTCCTGTGGCGAATCAAAGGGATTGTGCGGCCCTGGAAACAACACCTGCAGATAGAACGGCTTGTCCCCATCGTAATCGCGCACCCATTCTGCGGCCGTACGCCCGGTATAACTGTCCAGATGGCTTTCAGAAGGCAATGGACAGGGCGGATCCTCCCACGCCCGTGCCCTGCCCTCTTCCAGGCGCGTCTTTGACCTGACCACATAATCTCGATGCGTCTCCCACAAACCCAATTCTTCGAGATAATCCGAATACTGCGATCTATTCACCCCCGACGCGTGTGGCCCGTGCATCTCCTGAATATCTACAAACCCCCAATTTTCCAATATTGCCGTCTTTTCCTGACTTTTTGTTCCACCCGTGTGCGTATATAAGTGGGTCTTGCCCACCAGGGCAGTATGATAGCCCACATCGCGCACATTTCGCACATGACTGGGACCGTGCTGATCGGCCGCAACAATATTCTGCCAGACACCGTGTTCCCGCACATACTGCCCCGTCATCATCGTCGCTCGTGCAGGCATACAAATCGGCCCATTGGTATAACACTGGCTAAACACCACCCCTTCGGACCCCAGACGATCCAGATGTGGTGTTTTGATCACCGGATGCCCGGCGCACCCCACTGCATCACCGCGATGCTGATCCGAATAAATGAAAACGATATTGGGTTTTGGCATACACACCTCCAGTAAAGAACCCGGTCAACTCAGTCTTACAATACTTATGATATGAATTTATGTCCACTTCTTCACAATAAAAAATTGACCGTCTCAAGAACCAACATAAGTGCAATAAAATCAACGGGGAGCATCGCTGAGTCGATATCTCCCCGTCAATTATTTCAATTTTCGTCGG is drawn from Gemmatimonadota bacterium and contains these coding sequences:
- a CDS encoding sulfatase-like hydrolase/transferase, producing MPKPNIVFIYSDQHRGDAVGCAGHPVIKTPHLDRLGSEGVVFSQCYTNGPICMPARATMMTGQYVREHGVWQNIVAADQHGPSHVRNVRDVGYHTALVGKTHLYTHTGGTKSQEKTAILENWGFVDIQEMHGPHASGVNRSQYSDYLEELGLWETHRDYVVRSKTRLEEGRARAWEDPPCPLPSESHLDSYTGRTAAEWVRDYDGDKPFYLQVLFPGPHNPFDSPQEYRDMYSVDDIPVGIMDLPREPYPKYIVRSLFRAGDAKTMTEEEKKQLVINYYAKITLIDNAIGGIIEALEAKGQLDNTWIIYSSDHGEMAGDHRLSHKGVFYDMAVRVPLVVRPPGGRVGWTSEGLTDCLNITATILDVAGAESLEDSDGVSFVPQVLAGPDADGAQKGKGAVFSEVDGFTMVFDGRYKLVVESTSEKPVEMYDCQNDPRELNNVFEDPDLESVRRDLIDTHLSGIRDRLDREKLESYRAIPAKTYSPPG
- a CDS encoding transcriptional regulator; the encoded protein is MTVSIDILQTWMNSKEDEHLEFKEAKKNFHFETLVKYCVALANEGGGRMILGVTDKLPRKVVGSQVFSNLERTKAGLIDRVRLRIDVEEIQHPDGRVLVFQVPSHLIGMPMQYKGAYWMRGGETLIPMTPDLLQRIFAESGPDFSAEICTSAQLDDLDPNAVEVLRQLWQRKLLDQDISTRPIEQLLADAELLVDNQVTYAALILLGKREALGKYLAQAEVIFEYRSNEVPGPAAERHEFRQGFLTVLDEIWRLINQRNDLQHFQQGFFIWDVPTFNERVVREAVLNAVSHRDYRHGGSVFIRQYPRRIEIVSPGGFPPGITPDNILRQQNPRNRRIAEVLGKCGLVERAGQGFDRIFRECIQQSKPLPDFSHTDAYSVWLTLHGEIQDPEFLRFLEEIGQEQVATFGLDDLLVVDLVHREQPVPNDLQSRVDHLLDQGIIERVGRGRGVRLMLSRRFYRHIGKAGTYTRKRGLDRETNKALLLKHIRDNRKLGSQLKELMQVLPFLSRAQVQNLLQSLRNEGAIHKVGATKGTRWYPGKSPSGIAFENK